A genomic region of Candidatus Methylomirabilota bacterium contains the following coding sequences:
- a CDS encoding IS110 family transposase — protein sequence GKAKKVALTACMRKLLTILNAMLKHQTPWTINIARSS from the coding sequence CCGGGAAAGCGAAGAAGGTCGCCTTGACCGCCTGTATGCGGAAGCTGCTGACCATTCTGAATGCGATGCTCAAACATCAGACCCCGTGGACCATAAATATTGCGCGTAGCTCTTGA